The genomic DNA ATGTGGAAAGCGGCACGGGCAGTTGCTTTACATTGTAGCCGCCTGTACGAGCTGCCAAACTGCGCTGGAAGAGTGAAAGTGAACGATTTGTGTGAAGCCGTGCAATCCAacaagatttattttatttgctttcatttCCGGCGCCAGTGGTGAACTAGTGCAGTGTTTTTCCCTCCCTCCGAAATGTGTTCCGCGTACCGGATTGCACGTGGAGTAACGTGCCGGGATACCCTTCCCGCCATGGCCACCATCATCGTGCTCATCATGTCCAGCTTAGTGCGTACGGGTAAGTCAGGCAAAGCAAGCCTTGACGTACAACGTACAAGCGACAAGCGACAAGGGTTTATCAGTATTACTCATCATCATAGTAGGCCCAACATGATCCGTTCTAATTTTGGCTatgcttttttgcttcttttttttcagcCAGCGGTTCCAGCTACCGGATAGATTTGAAATCCTCCGGATCTGTTGTTCTAGGACTGAACATGACGATCCAGTTCAGCGCCGTACTGTACACGGATGGGGCCCTGGTTAATGATAATTATGTCGTCGACTGGTCAGACAACACTTCTCCGCAACATACGCTAGAAGTGAGTTCACCGGAAAGGAGCCGGCAGCATACGGGAAAGAAGCTTATCAGACAGCTCAGAaggagcgaagaaaaaagagaacaaTAGTTGAAATTCATGCACTAATAATCGTCACAAGGCGATGATAGCATAGCCCCTACAATGCTGCACATAGATTttttatactaaaattctCTTTGATTTGATTAGATTCTTTAATTAGTGGCGGTGTATGGTTTTAAATGCCATCTTTTGACTCGGTTGATTCCTTCCGTTGTCGGCAATGTCGTTTGCTGATGCTTTCCGTTCATCCGATTCCTCTCGTTTTAGGGTCTTACGTCGCAAAGCCCACACTTTAATTGGACGGTGATGTACGCACATCCGGTAAAGCCCGGCACGTATAAGGCAACGATCCGGGTGAAGAAAACGTTCGTCGTGATACCATACGAGCTTGCGTCGGCATCGGTGACGTTCAATCTAACCAGTAAGACTGCATTCGATTCTGCTCTGTATTCCTTCCCAAACTGTATCCTTCTGACTGTATATCCTGCTTTCCAATTTTTTCGCCGCCCAGGTATGCTGAACGGCGAACTTCAACTGATACAGAACGACACGCTGATCAACAGTACGTATGTGTCGAGCACGGTGCCGGTCAACCAATCGATTACCCTATCCGATTCTGACCGGCGCGCCCTAGCAAAGGCAGCGTACGTGCAGACGTTCTGGTTCATCAACTGCCAGTACATTGGCACCTCCGACGAGCTGTCCACGTTGAGCAACTTCACCCAGGAAAACAATACCTACTCGATAGAGGCACTGGTCGTTGCATCCTTCGAGAAGGTAGGAACAATAGCGTTCTTAAATTGTGTGATTTTGGGAGTGTTTCAATGCGTTTCTAATCGTCCTTCTCTAGCTGCCAGAGCCAACGACGACAACCACAACTACTAcgacaactactactactacaaccaccaccactactactactaccaccacaacAACTCCGGCGACCACTACCAGCACgagcaccaccactactacgcctactccaccaacaacaacatccacAACGCCTTCCACTACAACCAGCACTACACCAAAGTCTACTACCACAACAACGAAGCCGCCAGCGAGCAATGACATTTCTGCGCTAACGAATCATCCGAGTGAGCTAAGAAGCAAACGAGGAGCTGCAGAACGATCCAAGCAAGCGGCGAACGCCCTTGACTCTATCAGTCCCGTCCTGTTGAATCTTACCGATCGAAACAGTAAGTAGAGCGCAGAACCAAGCTTGGGGCAATACGGTTTTTAATGAGCATCGTCCCATTCGCTAGATATTATCCTGCCAGATGTTTCGAAGGAAACGCCACTGGAAGCGTCAACGCTTGACGAGGATCCGTTCGTACGCGTGGCAAAGAAATCGGACCGGTTTTACAACTTGCAGGATGCACATCAACCGTTCGTATGCGACAACAGCTCGATGGTGGCACCGGATCCGAAGAAGGTGTACGGCTACTTTCAGCGAACCTTTACCGTGCAGCGTAAGTTGCGTTTTGCACTGATAAATTGTGCCTCTTTCAATGATTGATCACGCGTATTCCCTCTCTCGATAAACAGATCCGATTGCACAATTTAACGTTTCCGGACAGCAGTGGGTGAAGCAAGGCCAGCCCGTCGATCTTGTGTTTCAGTGTAGCGGTACACCTCCGTTCGAGTTCTGCTACAATTTGAATCATGGTAATGAGTGGTGTTGCGAGAAGCATCATCATTCTCTCTTACAGCCAAACGTTTATTTTTCGCTGTTTTTCGTTTACAGGCCAGCACAACATGACCAGCAACGAGACGTGTAAGGGCGACTGGGAACCGTCCAGTACGGCCGAGTGTCGCTACAAGATAcatcgcttcttcttcaccaACGATCAGTACTCGATCGTCATCTTCGTTCGGAACCGTGTGTCGAACTACTTTACCCAGATCGGCATTCAGTTTTACGAAAGTACGTTTTTCTGCTGGCATTGCAGCCCCCCTTTCGTTTCGGCAAACAGTTTTGTATTTGcgatttgcttttgcttcatTGTAGATCAACAAAAGTCGCAACTGTCGGTGATAATCGTGCCGATCGGGTTCTGCCTGCTGGCCGTGCTGATTGTGGTATACGGAATGGCGTATTACATTCAAAACCGGGACCGGTTCATCGTTGAGGTCGCCGACTTTAACTTTGGCGATACCAGCTCGCTGGATGACGACATGGAGTACAAAACGTTTCACCAGCGGCTAGTGGACAGTTTACGGGATTCCGTCCGTGTGCCGCGCTTCAACTTCCGGCGCTCGAGCGCTCACGACGTGGACGACGTTTCACCATCGTCCGGTGCGGCCGGTGAGTCATCGCTACGGTATGGTTCGATGACCTAAACACGCCGAGCAGGTAGGTTATGCTTCGTTTTTAAATCCGAGCGTATCCGAGCTGGCAAGTCATGTAGCCCGCGCGATTACGATCTAGCAGCAATCCCTTCTTCCTTTAAGATGGGGAACTATTGATGGGAAAATCGAGTCAATTCCGTGCGCAAATCCGCCGCCACCACAGTGAGTGGTTGGTATGTTGGTTTAAAACCCCCGCTGAACAAACGAAAGCTATGGATTGGATTTGttagtatatatatatattttagcACACAAATGAAAGCGGATTACCATATAAAGCTGATATAGTGTAGCAACGGGAAAAAAGAGTTTATTAATATATCGAAACAAAATGGCTTCGCAGTGGAGGCAGACACGCAAACCCAGAGTACTTGCGCGCATTGTATTGCACAACCCCAATAATTGCATTGGAAAAGAATCAAAATTATAAGactgctgttgtttgttttgttttccgacgtcgctttcgttttcatttaGCCATACTTTTGTTTTAGCGAGCGTGCAACACAATTCCAGTTGGGCTAGAGCGCTCGCGCGCACCCCCCTGTTTTTGCGATATATAAATCAAATTAATATTcaatgcagcagcagttcgGGGGTTGCAACACCGAGCAGATCAGACCGGTGTTTCGCGTGTTTCGATCCGGTTACGAGGTTTTCCTTTCTCCTACTTTCATAATCGCCGCGCGGCACTAGTGATAGGCAGAGGATGGGTGGTAATACATTAATTACAACACCCCGCAGATAGAGCGTCGAAACAGTGGCGGTAAACCACGCGACAGCTAAACgggaaaagcaaagaaaagtatgcaatttactTTACTAATCGATCAACAAAGTAATGTCA from Anopheles stephensi strain Indian chromosome 2, UCI_ANSTEP_V1.0, whole genome shotgun sequence includes the following:
- the LOC118506647 gene encoding A-agglutinin anchorage subunit-like; the protein is MCSAYRIARGVTCRDTLPAMATIIVLIMSSLVRTASGSSYRIDLKSSGSVVLGLNMTIQFSAVLYTDGALVNDNYVVDWSDNTSPQHTLEGLTSQSPHFNWTVMYAHPVKPGTYKATIRVKKTFVVIPYELASASVTFNLTSMLNGELQLIQNDTLINSTYVSSTVPVNQSITLSDSDRRALAKAAYVQTFWFINCQYIGTSDELSTLSNFTQENNTYSIEALVVASFEKLPEPTTTTTTTTTTTTTTTTTTTTTTTTTTPATTTSTSTTTTTPTPPTTTSTTPSTTTSTTPKSTTTTTKPPASNDISALTNHPSELRSKRGAAERSKQAANALDSISPVLLNLTDRNNIILPDVSKETPLEASTLDEDPFVRVAKKSDRFYNLQDAHQPFVCDNSSMVAPDPKKVYGYFQRTFTVQHPIAQFNVSGQQWVKQGQPVDLVFQCSGTPPFEFCYNLNHGQHNMTSNETCKGDWEPSSTAECRYKIHRFFFTNDQYSIVIFVRNRVSNYFTQIGIQFYENQQKSQLSVIIVPIGFCLLAVLIVVYGMAYYIQNRDRFIVEVADFNFGDTSSLDDDMEYKTFHQRLVDSLRDSVRVPRFNFRRSSAHDVDDVSPSSGAAGESSLRYGSMT